The Triticum urartu cultivar G1812 unplaced genomic scaffold, Tu2.1 TuUngrouped_contig_6421, whole genome shotgun sequence genomic interval CCCGCGCCTCTACACGGTCGGCCCGCTGGCCAAAGCCGCCGCAGGAGGCGCCGATCTGGACGCGATCGGCGGGAACCTCTGGAAGGAAGACGCGAGCTGCCTCCGCTGGCTGGACGCCCAGAAGCAGCCCGGCTCGGTGGTGTACGTCAACTTCGGAAGCATCACGGTGGTGACTCCCGCGCAGCTCGCGGAGTTCGCGTGGGGGCTGGCGGGCTGCGGCCGGCCGTTCCTGTGGGTCGTCCGGCCggacctcgtcgccggcgagaagGCCGTGCTGCCGGAGGAGTTCGTCCGGGAGACCAAGGACAGGGGAGTGCTGGCGAGCTGGTGCCCGCAGGAGCGCGTCCTCTCGCACCCGTCGGTGGGGCTGTTCCTGACGCACTGCGGGTGGAACTCGACGCTGGAGAGCGTGTGCGCGGGCGTGCCGATGGTCTGCTGGCCCTTCTTCGCCGAGCAGCCGACCAACTGCCGGTACGCGTGCGCCAGGTGGGGCATCGGGGTGGAGATCGGCGGCGGCGTGGCGAGGGAGGAGGTGGCGCGGCTGGTGCGCGAGGCGATGGACGGCGAGAGGGGCAAGGCGATGAGAGCGAGCGCGACGGCGTTGAAGCAGAGcgccggggcggcgacggaggGAGGCGGCTCGTCGAGCGAGAACATGGATCGGCTGGTCGAGTTCTTGCATGCCGGGTGTGACGGTGCTACCTGAATGACTTGTAGTACGTGTTTGAGCTGATCTCCCCGGTCCTTGGATGTTTTCTGTCTCGTTTCGCGCTGTGCCAGGTTTCCTTCACTGAATGAAGAGCTGCGTTCATCACAAAGATGGAAGAAACAAGACAGAATGA includes:
- the LOC125530590 gene encoding 7-deoxyloganetin glucosyltransferase-like is translated as GDDVTQDIAALCLSTTKHSAAPFRELLVRLNSSTPVSCVIADGVMSFAQRVAEEMGIPALVFWTTSACGFMGYLHFAELVRRGYVPLKDDSDLTNGYLDTVIDWIPGMDGIRLKDMPSFIRTTDPDDVMLNFDGGEAQNARGARGLILNTYDALEQDVVHALRRTFPRLYTVGPLAKAAAGGADLDAIGGNLWKEDASCLRWLDAQKQPGSVVYVNFGSITVVTPAQLAEFAWGLAGCGRPFLWVVRPDLVAGEKAVLPEEFVRETKDRGVLASWCPQERVLSHPSVGLFLTHCGWNSTLESVCAGVPMVCWPFFAEQPTNCRYACARWGIGVEIGGGVAREEVARLVREAMDGERGKAMRASATALKQSAGAATEGGGSSSENMDRLVEFLHAGCDGAT